The following proteins are encoded in a genomic region of Pungitius pungitius chromosome 19, fPunPun2.1, whole genome shotgun sequence:
- the LOC119198787 gene encoding phosphatidate phosphatase LPIN2-like: protein MNYVGQLLVTVKELYKGINQATLSGCIDAVVVRQPDGTFQCSPFHVRFGKLGVLRSREKVIDIEINGEPVELHMKLGDNGEAFFVQETEQNNEIVPAHLVTSPIPTEEALFRGPEDPSCGNLQPCSNAAGKKKRRRRKKHKAEPRREGQTTPAGGEPELCELSSDEEHSAGASALCPTKDNVDHRRHSPPTGLEWDSYPFSDGDWSPCTAREGAEPTSPKSDSELMVKPADSMHGAEAHMQWTWGEFPESTRVNKKDKSEPKALTIAPSENTHFRVISSTEAAEEGEGERTAGLIVKPEPRTAPVDRPACEAPASADVQGSGCGLASGPCPGDLGLGPPAAHAARWKSSPPSRRASGSAGTVGEGPSKPTDSPVNKRGKGVRKRSQHQGPEDIYLDDLTALDPDVVARYFPKSESDQVQEMGRRSGSQSPQSVGSAAADSGTECLSDSAGDLPDVTLSLCGGVGENSEIPKEKFMEHIINYNEFAENPAIIDNPNLVVKIANRYYNWTLAAPLILSMQAFQKNLPKATEEAWVKEKMPKKSGRWWFWRKSSIKQLSSESKLENQESLTRESPAPPHQAPETQPKAAEWSSDDETKELKAFPPAATPAECPQPEGTAPPLHSYKKSLRLSSDQIATLKLREGPNDVTFSITTQYQGTCRCQGTIYLWSWDDKVIISDIDGTITKSDVFGQILPQLGKDWTHQGIAKLYHSVHENGYKFLYCSARAIGMADMTRGYLHRVNDRGTLLPQGPLMLSPSSLFSAFHREVIEKKPEKFKIECLADIKSLFSPNAHPFYAAFGNRESDVFAYKQVGVPACRIFTVNPRGELILEQARGIKTSYSRLSELVEHVFPLRSSRHGASFSCPEFSSFCYWRQPIAALRPDELL from the exons ATGAACTACGTGGGGCAGCTGCTGGTGACGGTGAAGGAGCTGTACAAGGGGATCAACCAGGCCACGCTGTCGGGCTGCATCGACGCGGTCGTGGTCCGACAGCCCGACGGGACGTTCCAGTGCTCCCCGTTCCACGTGCGCTTCGGGAAACTGGGAGTGCTGCGCTCCAGGGAGAAAGTA ATCGATATAGAAATCAACGGGGAACCTGTAGAGCTGCACATGAAGCTCGGAGACAATGGAGAGGCCTTTTTTGTTCAGGAGACTGAGCAAAACAAC GAGATCGTCCCGGCCCACCTGGTGACCTCCCCCATCCCCACAGAGGAGGCTCTGTTCCGGGGTCCAGAAGACCCGTCCTGTGGGAACCTCCAACCCTGCTCCAACGCGGCcggcaagaagaagaggagacgcAGGAAGAAGCACAAGGCCGAGCCACGCAGGGAGGGGCAGACCACACCCGCGGGGGGGGAGCCGGAGCTGTGCGAGCTCAGCTCAGACGAGGAGCACAGCGCAGG GGCGTCGGCGCTCTGCCCGACGAAGGACAACGTGGACCACAGGCGGCATTCCCCCCCGACGGGCCTCGAGTGGGACAGCTACCCTTTCTCGGACGGAGACTGGTCCCCTTGCACGGC CAGGGAAGGGGCGGAGCCCACGTCACCCAAGAGCGACTCCGAGCTGATGGTGAAGCCGGCGGACAGCATGCACGGGGCCGAGGCCCACATGCAGTGGACCTGGGGAGAGTTTCCCGAGTCCACCCGG GtcaacaaaaaggacaaatccgAGCCAAAGGCGTTGACCATCGCTCCGTCTGAGAACACGCATTTCAGGGTCATCTCGAGTACGGAAGCCgcggaggaaggggagggagagagaaccgCGGGTCTCATCGTGAAACCCGAGCCGCGGACCGCTCCAGTCGACCGGCCCGCCTGCGAGGCCCCGGCCAGCGCAGACGTCCAGGGTTCCGGGTGCGGGTTGGCCTCCGGGCCGTGTCCCGGCGACCTCGGCCTCGGCCCGCCCGCCGCACACGCCGCCAGGTGGAAGTCGTCGCCGCCCAGCCGCCGGGCCAGCGGCTCCGCAGGCACCGTCGGCGAAGGCCCCTCGAAGCCCACCGACTCGCCCGTCAACAAGAGGG GAAAAggtgtgaggaagaggagccaaCACCAGGGGCCTGAAGACATCTACCTGGATGACCTGACCGCACTTGATCCGGATGTTGTAGCCCGGTACTTCCCAAAAAG cgagTCCGATCAGGTTCAGGAGATGGGCAGGCGCTCTGGATCCCAGTCTCCTCAGTCCGTGGGCAGCGCGGCGGCCGACAGCGGCACCGAGTGTCTGTCGGACTCCGCCGGAGACCTCCCCGACGTCACGCTGTCTCtgtgtgggggggtcggggagaACTCGGAGATCCCCAAAG AAAAGTTCATGGAGCACATCATCAACTACAATGAATTTGCAGAGAACCCAGCAATAATCGACAATCCCAATTTGGTGGTAAAAATTGCAAACAG ATATTACAACTGGACTCTGGCAGCACCGTTAATACTTAGCATGCAGGCTTTTCAGAAGAACCTTCCAAAG GCTACAGAGGAGGCCTGGGTGAAGGAGAAGATGCCCAAAAAGTCCGGGCGCTGGTGGTTCTGGAGGAAGAGCAGCATAAAGCAG TTGTCATCAGAGTCCAAGTTAGAGAACCAAGAGTCTCTGACCAGagaaagccccgcccccccccaccaggcccCAGAAACACA GCCGAAAGCAGCCGAGTGGTCCAGCGACGACGAGACCAAAGAGCTGAAGGCTTTCCCTCCGGCTGCGACGCCCGCTGAGTGCCCGCAGCCGGAGGGCACGGCGCCGCCCCTCCACTCCTACAAGAAGTCGCTGCGCCTGTCTTCTGACCAGATA GCCACCCTGAAGCTAAGGGAGGGGCCTAATGACGTCACCTTCAGCATCACCACCCAGTACCAGGGGACGTGTCGCTGCCAGGGCACCATCTACCTGTGGAGCTGGGACGACAAGGTCATAATCTCCGACATCGACGGCACCATCACCAA atccGACGTGTTCGGTCAGATTCTCCCTCAGCTCGGCAAAGACTGGACTCACCAAGGCATCGCGAAGCTTTACCACTCCGTGCACGA GAATGGCTACAAGTTCCTCTACTGTTCGGCCCGAGCAATCGGCATGGCGGACATGACCCGTGGGTATCTGCACCGGGTGAACGACAGAGGGACCCTCCTGCCTCAGGGGCCCCTCATGCTCTCCCCCAGCAGCCTCTTCTCGGCCTTCCACAG AGAGGTCATCGAAAAAAAGCCAGAGAAGTTCAAGATCGAATGCCTCGCGGACATCAAGAGCCTGTTCTCCCCCAACGCACATCCCTTCTACGCGGCCTTCGGAAACCGAGAGAGC GACGTGTTCGCCTACAAGCAGGTGGGCGTGCCCGCGTGCCGGATCTTCACGGTGAACCCCAGAGGCGAGCTGATCCTGGAGCAGGCCAGAGGCATTAAAACATC GTACAGCCGGCTGAGTGAGCTGGTGGAGCACGTGTTCCCCCTGCGGAGTTCGCGGCACGGCGCCTCCTTCAGCTGCCCCGAGTTCAGCTCCTTCTGCTACTGGAGACAGCCAATCGCAGCGCTGCGTCCGGACGAGCTGCTGTGA
- the emilin2b gene encoding EMILIN-2 → MTMKCGLIQFLIAFPLVSGSPFQHAVFQGNSYSGRETRQRNKNWCAYVVHKNVSCAVVGGSESSVQPEVFPCPPEMPNCAQQVIYRTQFRPTYKIAYKTVTELEWRCCPGFQGHDCWEVKDVHLLQVERVPHVPAPQAPEPRLETQSSHPWGREGQFGGQAGHKPAGVHEGAHSAPHLEEEVRRLSQMVLDMQARMTDMSSNLRLDFQEDASKMLLTLLNNHRQPAAARGEETVQVQDFSFGGEATQMEEVLNKISQVWEDLESKSNTLDDLRGRVDRHGEQIHLLMEAARDQLSTTSPPGRPGGDAALRAYLDERIGALREEILQGMDIKLADMKNLCDYKLVSVQEQCEGQETNYLSLAELMDSKETDLRNEIQDLKTRLGDPGKENARLAENLEICLNSSGRTEASRCLSVEDKMKKQQAEAIKDLRETVEDKLTSMEDRLTSLLADASTNSPSGGLLTDEGNIGQRNFQSFRAAIDAMETSLKAQMNGLGTIEGKLLNCSASIEKLHGELSHLKGRAGQPEDSPPPPLNSTWAEREAKGLLELHGTRHRELRSRLDELGARVEAEADLCRRRTERVGGEVARVGSRVGGVETLCGGLEPLSDSLRRIKEGLDRHVSGLWTCVQRLNGTVGAHGRDIEGLRGACVGLRDSVADLARDLRALTGSDPRKTGLRVAVEDAGPLRPVSKTLAGPAAPQEASLPQPPVTETGEAGPPGRMTSSTLPRGTDGSTMPVSGFAGAPAHPVKSAGGANAAHRPSSQAASGETPSFSAGLTLPPPQGRLGIVRFDKVLVNDGGHYDANTGVFTAPRDGRYLLTAVLAARRGERLEAVLSVSGRGVHRLGPAAGDGCDCGGSASLSLVLPLRTGDRAALLVTAGELAASSSSEILSSFSGVLLRAER, encoded by the exons aTGACCATGAAGTGCGGACTCATTCAGTTTCTAATTGCGTTCCCTCTCGTCAGCGGATCTCCTTTCCAGCATGCTGTGTTTCAGGGAAACTCTTACTCCGGCAGAGAAACACGACAGAGAAACAA AAACTGGTGCGCGTACGTTGTGCACAAGAACGTGAGCTGCGCCGTGGTGGGGGGCTCTGAGAGCTCCGTGCAGCCGGAGGTGTTCCCGTGTCCCCCGGAGATGCCAAACTGTGCGCAACAAGTGAT ATATCGGACACAATTTAGGCCCACGTATAAGATTGCTTACAAGACTGTGACGGAGCTGGAGTGGAGGTGCTGCCCGGGGTTCCAGGGCCACGACTGCTGGGAGGTGAAAGACGTTCACCTGCTCCAAGTGGAGCGCGTGCCTCACGTTCCAGCCCCACAAG CTCCGGAGCCGCGCTTAGAGACCCAGAGCAGCCATCCATGGGGACGGGAGGGGCAGTTTGGAGGTCAGGCGGGTCACAAGCCCGCGGGGGTTCATGAAGGAGCTCACAGTGCAccacacctggaggaggaggtgcggaGGCTATCCCAGATGGTCCTCGACATGCAGGCGAGGATGACTGACATGTCCTCCAATCTGAGACTGGACTTCCAAGAGGACGCCAGCAAAATGCTGCTCACGCTGCTGAACAACCACAGACAGCCCGCCGCCGCGAGGGGCGAAGAGACCGTCCAGGTGCAGGACTTCTCCTTTGGGGGCGAGGCAACGCAGATGGAGGAGGTCCTGAACAAGATCAGCCAGGTCTGGGAGGATCTGGAGTCCAAGAGCAACACCCTGGACGACCTGCGGGGTCGCGTCGACCGCCACGGCGAACAGATTCATCTGCTGATGGAGGCCGCCCGCGACCAGCTGTCCACCACTTCCCCACCCGGTCGCCCGGGCGGGGACGCAGCCCTGCGCGCCTACCTGGACGAGAGGATCGGCGCACTAAGAGAGGAGATACTGCAGGGCATGGACATCAAACTGGCAGACATGAAGAACCTGTGCGATTACAAATTAGTGTCGGTTCAGGAGCAGTGTGAGGGACAAGAAACCAACTACCTCAGCCTGGCGGAGCTCATGGACTCAAAAGAAACGGACCTCCGCAACGAGATCCAGGACCTCAAGACCAGGCTGGGTGATCCGGGAAAGGAAAACGCCCGTCTTGCGGAGAACCTTGAGATCTGTCTGAACTCATCCGGGAGGACCGAAGCTTCCCGTTGTCTCTCTGTAGAGGACAAGATGAAGAAACAACAGGCGGAGGCCATCAAGGACCTGAGGGAGACTGTGGAGGACAAGCTGACCTCCATGGAAGACAGACTGACCTCTCTGTTGGCAGACGCAAGCACCAACTCCCCGTCAGGCGGCCTTCTGACTGACGAAGGGAACATCGGCCAACGGAACTTCCAGAGCTTCAGAGCCGCCATAGATGCCATGGAGACTAGTTTAAAAGCCCAAATGAATGGCCTTGGGACCATTGAGGGGAAGCTCCTCAACTGCAGCGCCAGCATTGAGAAGCTACACGGCGAGTTGAGCCACCTGAAGGGGCGCGCGGGCCAGCCGGAGGACTCGCCGCCTCCGCCTCTCAACTCCACGTGGGCCGAGCGGGAGGCCAAGGGCCTCCTGGAGCTCCACGGGACTCGGCACCGGGAGCTGAGGAGCCGCCTGGACGAGCTGGGCGCGCGGGTGGAGGCCGAGGCCGACCTGTGCAGGCGTCGGACCGAGCGCGTCGGCGGGGAGGTGGCCCGCGTGGGCAGCCGCGTCGGCGGCGTGGAGACTCTGTGCGGCGGGCTCGAGCCTCTCTCCGACAGCCTCCGCAGGATCAAGGAGGGCCTGGATAGACACGTGAGCGGGTTGTGGACTTGTGTCCAGCGGCTGAACGGGACGGTCGGAGCTCACGGCCGGGACATCGAGGGACTGAGGGGAGCGTGCGTCGGCCTCCGGGACAGCGTCGCCGACCTGGCCAGAGACCTTCGGGCGCTGACCGGCAGCGACCCCCGAAAGACAG GTCTTCGGGTTGCCGTGGAGGACGCGGGACCCCTCCGGCCTGTAAGTAAGACCCTCGCGGGGCCAGCTGCTCCCCAGGaggcctccctccctcagccacCCGTGACGGAGACCGGAGAGGCGGGACCCCCCGGCAGGATGACCTCGTCCACGCTGCCCAGAGGGACGGACGGCAGCACGATGCCCGTCTCGGGTTTTGCTGGAGCTCCAG CTCACCCGGTCAAATCCGCTGGTGGTGCGAACGCGGCCCACAGACCATCGTCGCAGGCGGCGTCAG GTGAGACGCCGTCCTTCTCAGCCGGCCTgaccctcccgcccccccaggGGCGGCTTGGAATCGTCCGATTCGACAAGGTGCTGGTCAACGACGGAGGACACTACGACGCTAACACGG GTGTCTTCACCGCCCCGAGGGACGGCCGCTACCTGCTGACCGCCGTGCTGGCGGCCCGGCGGGGCGAGAGGCTGGAGGCGGTCCTCTCCGTGTCCGGCCGCGGCGTGCACAGGCTGGGCCCGGCGGCGGGCGACGGGTGCGACTGCGGCGGCTCGGCCTCGCTGAGCCTCGTCCTGCCGCTGAGGACAGGGGACCGGGCCGCGCTGCTGGTGACCGCCGGGGAACTCGccgcctcgtcctcctccgagATCCTGTCGTCCTTCAGCGGCGTGCTGCTGCGCGCGGAGAGGTAG